In one window of Mytilus trossulus isolate FHL-02 chromosome 7, PNRI_Mtr1.1.1.hap1, whole genome shotgun sequence DNA:
- the LOC134726490 gene encoding uncharacterized protein LOC134726490, translated as MHANIRFENPVVLYDLSRSQVTQEQNNLVIQGSFHQGNTRFGENAGKQCVSNCLSAIVHSKLKPVFAWNKLYLDNILIEGNDIYTSVHGTNNYLCVEDLPEFVDLRNRIIHCHKKRSICAFVHDVDPDFDGVLPLDQALQYALIDSDGCFVTVRATTSLVIKQNNKIYMFDSHARNRFGLIDNYGSSIVFELADIQAVYQHFCNFVQGDQSVPFDVTGITVAIQETVDSSVDMTLQDNMQHIEIQDSVPILGYLDSKHSIEENETNEETLDNLKGGLLKNTKRRVSDLSNDIESDILMDISHNVSDDIESDRLMDISDDMESVDFSKVGSPCTFVRDNEVSDIEIMSDCRSNYSFKPLDFYSKRELCGLLNISSKEVKKNMCSSELCNIGHPFETKSIIADGNCLFRAISYAVSHTQVFHKKVRQDIIKHSLSISNHLTSLLENQYGTVEEHISGRKMRENNSWGTALEIIAAADLLKTDIYTFYNGVWIKYSSSQIHTNSEINDRAIYLQHIRDLQHYEVVLSVIPEMHKPPENKGVAMKRKCEQNDLFVSKKYRKQDQQTSGLNNENNSSVISSQKGIHSDKAINEVQYLSKSEKQKLKYQTDSQSRKKLKEAAIHKYATDDAHKIKIKQASIHKYATDDEHQNKLKQASIHKYATDDEYQNKVKQASIHKYATDDEYQSKVKQASIHKYANDDEHRKHVKSQTLSKRILSKEEGKDMSKVIEKFKKDVCEGPEYICACCFRLSFQNQVMEYKKDLYQKDSVKDVADTCISDKYLHKCLDECEDECKYQGTSRQSLWICYTCHRKIQKGKVPAESFFNNLLLDDVPNELSKLNQLEQHLISLNIPFMKIIALPKGGQKAVHGPCVCVPSDIFKVTTTLPRSEDDNCLVKVKLKRKLQYKGYEEYQFVDTKHLEEALLFLKEKNEWYSNIVINEKWLNPIPLQNKDCCPEVESMDTSTTTNETLNDNLQDRSNTEEQTNEADTYLDDTLQGVQLDTCLQPADIAQEALDALFDKEFNLSPAEENNPVSLLRTKGIEAQTFPVHYPTGKNTLNEEREEKLSLLRYFNLRLMSVENRFARDTSYIFFCQYMSELDRVMSNVQISLRKGSVFSNGKKVTGKMLCDKDTLHGLFRKDEAIKFMKPVRGTPPYWQAEQKNIFAMIRQLGIPTFFASFSSADFRWKEIIETILKQQGDIRKFDELTWDEKCKVLCSNPVTPARMFDRRFKKFLKDVIMSDAQPIGHVIDYFYRVEFQQRGSPHTHCLFWVEDAPKFNEDEDDIVTEFVDKYITCKLPLETEDSELKDIVTTVQQHSKTHSKSCRKKGTVCRFNFPRPPSEKTFISRPPKDDEEECSVADDTDEDVDDDVVEKPKSGISSLEAKKILESLWAVIKDCEKENLTTTELFIRAGVSQEDFQECFRSVTYRNTVVLKRNKNEMFINQYNPHLLKAWDANMDIQYILDAYSCVVYIISYISKSERELGLLLQQTKNEAADGNLNAQHTMKQVGTAYFHFRELSAQEAVFRVIGLSLKECSRKVEFIPVGENPCKMSIPLKELLIKSKSANTKKPSKEIDDDDDIDDGDDIELWMKSITDRYKSRPELELFNQMCLASFCSEFSVLAETQVPNKINEDTTFKLKNDMGYIRKRTRTQPAIIKYARFSIETSPEQYYQSILQLYLPYRLEEQLKPPQFLTYELFYKSGMVRYNQKEVLVKVEQIVNTNMSNFVKSGKELEAAEKKLEENDYQEDAWADLCPETESERRECTEAAKSSTVIEVDSPEFGIPDLNKSNKPEIVSGNGIKTCLLRSEVIPLLRGLNMKQRRIFYKVREWCNLKANGKNPPPFHVFVTGGAGTGKSHLIKCLHYETTRILARCSPSPDDLTVLLTAPTGTAAFNINGLTIHHALSIFKTLTVDKAMLGEDKLNTLRSKLENLQILIIDEVSMVNKRLLFFIHERLRQIKKRPEKDPFGGVSVIAVGDFFQLPPVKCRKTDKLYVDDPSNPLNYLWNDFFTIVELDEVMRQREDGLFAQLLNRLRIKDKYSPLESSDLKMLKQCIGSGTDEALHIYATNNEINIHNTEMVIKLSSEPKLIEAQDFEKNKATGKLRKKTANFSQTDICLPTSILLAEGARVMLKKNEAVNDGLVNGVMGTIVSIAEFLEGSLPNVIFINFDNERVGKNAKIQKTINGKRCVGLEPSTEDIPFKNGTRKQFPLQLAWACTVHKVQGLTVSQAVVDLNKCFTYGQAYVALSRVTTKEGLHILPIDDKTLGKKIYCDPDIIKGIKTMKHYLTENVEASSEETLVTIVYHNIQGLRAHKNDLVANSDCSDADYVCLTETWLESSSDHVYLPNYDFYHQPRSAAYTPTNSVFMNLQAMGHGGVGVYVKTDSEYENCNITVENLECMTFRIPTMNVLVATIYRTQKYQIGIFLKTFISFVSKLTELSNNIIVLGDFNQDILKGERSILDYMTSKGFQQLVEEATTEGGTLIDHVYVKGCSKVEVKGIPTYYSYHDAVSIMLKDSR; from the exons ATGCATGCAAATATCAGATTTGAAAATCCTGtagttttatatgatttatcaaGATCACAAGTAACACAAGAACAAAATAATCTAGTCATTCAGGGTAGTTTTCATCAAGGAAATACCAGGTTTGGTGAAAACGCTGGGAAACAATGTGTTAGTAATTGTTTATCTGCAATAGTGCATAGTAAACTGAAACCAGTTTTTGCATGGAACAAGTTATATCTTGACAATATACTAATTGAAGGTAACGATATTTATACATCTGTGCACGGTACTAATAATTATCTTTGTGTGGAAGATCTTCCAGAATTTGTAGATCTTAGAAATCGTATTATTCATTGTCACAAGAAACGTTCCATTTGTGCATTTGTACATGACGTTGACCCAGATTTTGATGGCGTTTTACCTTTAGACCAAGCCCTGCAATATGCATTAATAGACTCAGACGGATGCTTTGTTACTGTAAGAGCAACAACATCATTAGTAATAAAGcagaataacaaaatatatatgtttgattcTCATGCAAGAAATCGTTTTGGTTTAATAGATAATTATGGTTCTAGTATTGTATTTGAACTTGCTGACATTCAAGCTGTTTACCAACACTTCTGTAATTTTGTTCAGGGTGATCAATCTGTACCTTTTGATGTAACAGGAATTACTGTTGCAATACAAGAAACAGTTGACAGTAGTGTAGATATGACATTGCAAGATAATATGCAACATATTGAAATACAAGATAGTGTACCAATATTAGGTTATTTAGATAGTAAGCATAGTATTGAAGAAAATGAGACTAATGAAGAAACGCTCGACAATTTAAAGGGAGGATTGttgaaaaataccaaaagaCGTGTATCTGATCTTTCAAATGACATTGAATCAGACATATTAATGGACATATCACACAATGTATCAGATGACATTGAATCCGACAGGTTAATGGACATATCAGATGACATGGAATCAGTAGATTTTTCAAAGGTAGGGTCTCCATGTACATTTGTTAGAGATAATGAAGTTTCTGATATAGAAATAATGTCTGATTGTAGATCCAATTATTCCTTTAAGCCATTAGATTTCTACTCTAAAAGGGAACTCTGTGGACTATTGAATATATCTTCaaaagaagtgaaaaaaaacatgtgcagTTCAGAATTGTGTAATATTGGCCATCCCTTTGAAACAAAGTCCATCATAGCAGACGGAAACTGTCTCTTTAGAGCAATATCTTATGCTGTTTCACATACACAAGTATTCCATAAAAAAGTAAGACAAGACATTATTAAGCATAGCTTGAGCATTTCAAATCATTTGACTAGTCTATTAGAAAACCAATATGGTACAGTAGAAGAACATATAAGTGGTCGAAAAATGAGAGAGAACAATTCATGGGGAACTGCATTGGAAATAATCGCCGCAGCAGACCTTCTAAAAACGGATATTTATACGTTTTATAATGGAGTATGGATAAAGTATTCATCGTCTCAAATTCACACAAACAGTGAAATAAATGATAGAGCAATCTATCTTCAACACATCAGAGACTTACAACACTATGAGGTTGTATTATCAGTTATACCAGAGATGCACAAACCACCTGAAAATAAGGGAGTTGCAATGAAAAGGAAATGTGAgcaaaatgatttatttgtttcaaagaaatacagaaaacaaGATCAACAGACGAGTGgtttaaataatgaaaacaattctTCTGTTATATCGTCACAGAAAGGAATTCATTCAGACAAAGCTATAAATGAAGTACAATACTTATCAaaatctgaaaaacaaaaattaaagtatcAAACAGATTCTCAATCAAG aaaaaaattgaaagaggCAGCCATTCACAAATATGCTACTGATGATgcacacaaaattaaaattaaacaagcaaGCATTCACAAGTATGCTACTGATGATGAACATCAAAATAAGTTGAAACAGGCAAGCATTCACAAGTATGCTACTGATGATGAATATCAAAACAAGGTGAAACAGGCAAGCATTCACAAGTATGCTACTGATGATGAATATCAAAGTAAGGTGAAACAGGCAAGCATTCACAAGTATGCTAATGATGATGAACATCGAAAGCATGTTAAAAGTCAGACTTTGTCTAAAAGAATTCTTTCTAAAGAAGAAGGAAAAGACATGTCAAAagttattgaaaaatttaagaaagatGTATGTGAAGGACCTGAATACATTTGTGCTTGCTGTTTTAGActttcatttcaaaatcaagTAATGGAATATAAGAAGGATTTGTATCAAAAGGATTCTGTAAAAGATGTAGCAGACACTTGCATTTCTGATAAGTATTTGCATAAATGTTTAGACGAATGCGAAGATGAATGTAAGTATCAAGGAACTAGTAGACAATCCCTTTGGATTTGTTACACATGTCACAGAAAGATCCAGAAAGGAAAAGTGCCTGCtgaatctttttttaacaaCCTATTATTAGATGATGTTCCTAATGAACTTAGCAAATTAAATCAACTAGAACAACATTTAATTTCTCTTAATATACCTTTCATGAAGATAATTGCTCTACCTAAAGGTGGCCAAAAGGCAGTTCATGGACCATGTGTTTGTGTACCGTCAGATATTTTTAAGGTAACTACTACTTTGCCTAGATCTGAAGATGACAATTGTTTAGTTAAAGTGAAGCTCAAAAGGAAATTACAATATAAGGGTTATGAGGAATATCAATTTGTTGATACTAAACATTTAGAAGAAgcattgctatttttaaaagaaaaaaatgagtgGTATTCAAATATAGTAATCAATGAAAAGTGGTTGAACCCTATTCCTTTACAAAATAAGGACTGTTGCCCTGAAGTAGAGAGCATGGACacttcaacaacaacaaatgaaaCGCTAAATGATAATTTGCAAGATAGGTCAAATACAGAGGAACAAACAAATGAAGCGGATACATACTTAGATGATACTTTACAGGGCGTTCAGTTGGACACATGTTTACAGCCTGCTGATATTGCACAGGAAGCTTTAGATGCATTGTTTGATAAGGAATTCAATCTATCACCTGCAGAGGAAAATAACCCTGTAAGTCTTTTGAGAACAAAGGGTATTGAAGCTCAAACGTTTCCAGTACATTATCCTACAGGTAAAAACACATTGAATGAAGAGAGAGAAGAAAAGTTATCTTTATTAAGATATTTCAATCTGAGATTAATGAGTGTAGAAAACCGATTTGCAAGAGATACTTCTTATATATTCTTTTGTCAATATATGTCTGAACTAGATAGAGTTATGTCAAATGTTCAAATTTCCTTAAGGAAAGGATCGGTGTTTTCAAATGGAAAGAAAGTAACAGGCAAAATGCTATGTGATAAAGACACATTACATGGGTTATTCCGAAAAGATGAGGCAATAAAGTTTATGAAACCTGTAAGAGGAACACCTCCTTATTGGCAAGCTGAACAAAAGAATATTTTTGCTATGATTCGCCAGTTAGGTATTCCCACATTCTTTGCCTCGTTTTCTTCTGCAGACTTCAGATGGAAAGAAATCATAGAAACAATATTGAAGCAACAAGGAGATATTCGTAAGTTTGACGAACTTACTTGGGATGAAAAGTGCAAAGTCCTTTGTAGTAATCCTGTTACACCTGCACGAATGTTTGATCgtagatttaaaaaatttctaaaagatGTTATAATGTCAGATGCTCAACCAATTGGTCATGTGATAGACTACTTTTATAGAGTTGAATTTCAACAGAGAGGTTCTCCACACACGCACTGTTTGTTCTGGGTAGAAGATGCCCCAAAATTTAATGAAGATGAAGATGATATTGTAACTGAGTttgttgacaaatatataacatgtaaactaCCGCTGGAAACCGAGGACTCAGAGCTAAAAGACATTGTCACAACTGTACAACAACATAGCAAAACACATTCAAAAAGTTGTAGAAAAAAGGGAACTGTGTGTCGTTTTAATTTCCCAAGACCACCCTctgaaaaaacatttatatcacGCCCACCTAAGGATGATGAAGAAGAATGTAGTGTTGCTGATGACACTGATGAAGATGTTGACGATGATGTTGTTGAAAAACCAAAATCGGGAATTAGTTCATTAGAAGCTAAAAAGATATTAGAATCTCTATGGGCTGTAATCAAAGACTGTGAAAAGGAAAATTTAACTACTACGGAGTTATTCATAAGGGCAGGAGTATCTCAGGAAGATTTTCAAGAATGCTTTAGGTCAGTTACATATAGAAATACTGTGgtgttaaaaagaaacaaaaatgaaatgtttatcaATCAGTACAACCCGCATCTCCTGAAAGCATGGGACGCAAATATGGATATACAATACATATTAGATGCTTATTCTTgtgttgtttatataataagttaCATCAGTAAATCAGAACGTGAACTTGGATTGTTgctacaacaaacaaaaaatgaggcCGCTGATGGAAATTTGAATGCACAACATACAATGAAACAAGTAGGTACTGCATACTTTCACTTTCGAGAGCTGAGTGCCCAAGAAGCTGTTTTTAGAGTGATCGGCTTAAGTTTGAAAGAATGTTCAAGAAAAGTTGAATTCATTCCAGTTGGAGAAAATCCATGTAAAATGAGTATTCCTCTAAAAGAACTTTTAATCAAATCTAAAAgcgcaaatacaaaaaaaccttcaaaggaaatcgatgatgatgatgacatTGATGACGGTGATGATATCGAACTTTGGATGAAAAGCATTACTGATAGATATAAAAGTCGACCAGAACTTGAATTATTTAATCAGATGTGTTTAGCTTCATTTTGCTCCGAGTTTTCAGTTTTAGCAGAAACACAGgttccaaataaaataaatgaagataCCACATTCAAACTTAAAAATGATATGGGATACATCAGAAAGCGGACAAGAACCCAGCCTGCTATTATCAAATATGCACGATTTTCCATTGAAACATCGCCTGAACAGTACTACCAAAGTATTTTACAGTTATATTTACCTTACAGATTAGAGGAACAGTTGAAACCGCCACAATTTTTGacatatgaattgttttacaaatcaGGAATGGTCAGGTATAATCAGAAAGAGGTTCTTGTTAAAGTCGAACAAATAGTTAATACTAACATGTCCAACTTTGTGAAAAGTGGCAAAGAGCTAGAAGctgcagaaaaaaaattggaagaAAATGATTACCAAGAAGATGCGTGGGCAGACCTATGTCCAGAAACAGAGAGTGAAAGACGTGAATGCACTGAAGCAGCCAAATCTTCAACTGTCATAGAAGTCGACAGTCCTGAATTTGGAATACcagatttaaataaaagtaacaaGCCAGAAATAGTTAGTGGAAATGGGATTAAAACTTGTTTACTAAGGTCGGAAGTTATACCCTTGTTGAGAGGTTTAAACATGAAACAAAGGCGTATTTTCTATAAGGTAAGAGAATGGTGCAACCTAAAAGCCAATGGTAAAAATCCCCCTCCCTTTCACGTCTTTGTAACAGGCGGAGCTGGAACAGGAAAAAGCCATCTGATTAAATGCTTACATTATGAAACCACAAGAATTCTTGCTCGCTGCTCTCCTAGTCCAGACGATTTGACAGTTTTATTGACTGCACCAACTGGCACTGCAGCCTTCAATATAAATGGATTGACGATTCACCATGCtctttctattttcaaaactcTTACTGTTGACAAAGCGATGCTTGGTGAAGATAAGCTGAACACTTTAAGgtcaaaattagaaaatttacaaattttaatcataGACGAAGTCTCAATGGTCAACAAGAGGTTGTTATTCTTCATTCATGAACGGTTGCGTCAGATCAAGAAAAGACCTGAAAAAGATCCTTTTGGTGGGGTTTCAGTGATAGCTGTTGGAGATTTTTTTCAGTTACCACCAGTAAAATGCCGAAAAACTGATAAACTTTATGTAGATGATCCATCGAATCCTTTGAACTATCTGTGGAACGATTTCTTCACTATTGTAGAATTAGATGAAGTCATGAGACAACGTGAAGATGGTTTGTTTGCTCAGTTATTGAATAGACTTAGgataaaagacaaatattctCCGTTAGAATCCTcagatttaaaaatgttaaagcaGTGTATAGGTAGTGGGACAGATGAAGCTTTACACATTTATGCTACTAATAATGAGATTAATATTCACAATACTGAAATGGTTATTAAACTGTCCAGTGAACCTAAGTTAATTGAAGcacaagattttgaaaaaaataaagctaCAGGAAAACTAAGAAAGAAAACAGCAAATTTTTCACAAACTGATATTTGTCTCCCAACTTCAATTCTATTAGCTGAAGGAGCCCGCGTAATGCTGAAAAAGAATGAAGCCGTCAATGATGGCTTGGTAAATGGGGTAATGGGCACTATTGTCAGCATTGCAGAATTTTTAGAAGGGTCTTTGCCGaatgttatttttatcaattttgacaaTGAGAGAGTAGGAAAAAACGCTAAGattcaaaaaacaataaatgggAAAAGATGCGTTGGATTGGAACCATCTACAGAGGACATACCATTCAAAAATGGAACGAGAAAACAGTTTCCTTTGCAGTTAGCATGGGCATGTACTGTTCATAAAGTTCAGGGTTTGACAGTTTCACAAGCAGTTGTGGATTTGAATAAATGCTTCACTTATGGCCAGGCATATGTTGCATTGAGTAGAGTTACTACAAAAGAAGGGCTTCATATATTACCAATTGATGACAAAACacttggtaaaaaaatatactgtgaTCCTGATATCATAAAaggcataaaaacaatgaaacattaTCTGACTGAAAATGTAGAAGCATCATCTGAAGAAACACTTGTAACTATTGTTTATCACAATATCCAAGGACTAAGAGCTCATAAAAATGATTTAGTGGCTAATTCAGACTGTTCAGATGCAGATTATGTCTGTCTGACTGAAACATGGCTTGAATCTTCCTCTGATCATGTTTATCTTCCTAACTATGATTTTTATCACCAACCAAGATCTGCAGCCTACACACCGACTAATTCTGTGTTTATGAATTTGCAAGCTATGGGCCACGGAGGAGTTGGAGTATATGTAAAAACAGATTCtgaatatgaaaattgtaaCATTACCGTGGAAAATCTAGAATGTATGACTTTCAGAATCCCCACCATGAATGTCCTTGTGGCAACAATATATAGAACTCAGAAGTATCAAATTggaatatttcttaaaacatttatttcgtTTGTAAGCAAATTGACTGAACTTTCAaacaatatcattgttttaggTGACTTTAATCAAGACATATTAAAGGGAGAAAGATCCATACTGGACTATATGACTTCAAAAGGATTTCAACAGCTAGTGGAAGAGGCCACAACAGAAGGTGGTACATTGATTGATCATGTCTATGTCAAAGGTTGCTCAAAAGTAGAAGTTAAAGGCATTCCAACTTACTACAGTTATCACGATGCTGTATCCATAATGCTTAAAGATAGCCGATaa